A stretch of DNA from Telopea speciosissima isolate NSW1024214 ecotype Mountain lineage chromosome 5, Tspe_v1, whole genome shotgun sequence:
ATTTAAATTgtaaaatttcaccaaaaatcaAGTTAAACCATTCATCTACCTATTAGAAGAGGAGATCAAGGATTTCCACACAATATTAACATGTTTCCCAATAGTATTGTAGACCTTTTATGGGCGAGACAACGCTACCTAGTCCTCTAGAGTTTACATGCATGTGCTAGCCAATAAGAACAttcaccttttttgtttttgataaaaCAATCAGAACATTCACGTAAGCATCAATCtggatgggatttttgcttTTCCAAGGAACATTCCTGTTACAGGTGTAGTAGCAAAATTTCGTTCTATCCCGAATGTTCTTGCTACAAGGCTGACAGCAaaggaaatgagatcttaaaaggtattttagaaaatactattACCTAGAAGGATATTTATGAacccggatctttatcctctcaattacagtGATCGTACTTaagtcaagtacatctaacagagaagaaaaaaatgactatcctactccctgcccgaacacattgctCGAGGTGGGTTCCaactccctctattagatgtgcTTCTAGGTCAAGTACGAatagtgtaattgagaggataaaaattctacgAACCCAAAGGAGAACTTAGTTCCCGCAAGATCGATCAAAAAGCAAAATCCTCCTCCGATCGCTGCAAACCCCCTCTGTCCTCCCTGCGATAATATCTCTCTACTCCTACACTTCCCGCACGAACCCTCTCTGCCTCTTATTCTTAtcatctcctcttcctcatctcctGCTCTTCTGTCTCTAGTTGTCTGCAAACAAGTTGGTTGGAGATTTTGGTTCCAGACGCAGGAACAGTAAAGGTACGATTCCAGCTCTCTTCTTTGTTTAGATGTCTCTGTTTAGTGGATCTGTtggtttatttttaaattacatCTCATATTTACAATTCACTAAGATAAGACTTGCTAAGCCTGGAACTAAGCTGAGTCACTTGGACTGTtcgttcttgttcttctctgaTCGATCCCTGTTCTTGGAACTCTCTAGTTTCTGATGCTATCGATATCAAATTCTGGGAACTATATCGTTTCCCTACTGTGATAACGAACCAGGGTTCCACACTGATTCTGCAAGTTACTGTCAATTGCAGTTTAAGGTTGCTAGTTCTCTGTCGTTGCctaatcttttgggtaaatACCAGTAGATCTTCATGACATAAGGAACGAAGGATTGTTCGACTGAAATCTTAAGTCGAATACTGCTTGATCTTTCCGCTTGTTTTTTCCGTCTCTGGTTTTGGGTGTTAAAGAGATTGAAGACGGAagtctcttcccttttctccatgaatttttttgtttttttaaacttattttgttcttttaatttcCATTAATACCCTTCACATCTACGAATACCATTATCTTATCTTAAATTTGCATACCTTTCCAAGTTCTTCTCTAGACAATAAATGACAATCCCTATCATATCCCTTTCTCTCAACTGACCTAGTAAACCCCTGAAAATTCTAGTTATTTACAATTGTGCCACAGCCTATTAGATTTGAGCTGTCTATTTCGTCTATTATTTGAGTGGGACCAGAAGCGATCCGAATGGGTATCAGAACCCAGGATCCGCATCAAGTTCTCTAATTCTTCGTCTACAATGAAGGCATTCGACCGGATCTGTAATGATATGAATCTCactaatctcattctccatcttgGATGTGTGTGTGTTGTTGTTGAAATATTATGGAATTATGTGGCCCTACTACTGGTTAACAATATTAATATATTTCCTTGATTGATCTGAACATTCAGTTCTCTTCCCCATTCTGATCGTTATTCTTTACTTTGTAAATATTTAAACATGGAAAATGCATAGATTATCATGTGAAGGTCATCCACAATCATTTAATTGAAAATAATTTGTTTTAATCATCCACAAATCATATTCAATGTTTTAAACAATCCCATATAAGAGTCACAAGTTGTTGCACCATGTGCCTATTGCAAAAGAATAATTGATATGCCAACAAATTATCTACCAAGTGGCCTGTTATTTTGCAGGATAGTTGCCTTCCCCACACCACTTCAAAGCACATTGGTTCATATTGTTTTAGCATTATTTTTAGTATCTCAATCCCATTGTTTTGTGATTTgcttattgtgtttatttttgaGTAGGAAATGAGTTGGTCGTCAAATGATGATTTTTTTGTGAGCTCAAAGTTAGAGGTCTTTGCAGTCGACCTCTTTTCTGAACCAGTAGAATTGACACGATGCAAAGCTGTCATCTACGACGGGCCGAAGGGTGAAGATTTCAAGAGGTTCTTGCGGTCTAAGAACTTTCGAGTAAACCGTCAGGGAAAGGTTATTGTACGTGTTCAAAAGCGTGACGACGATGGTGAATTCCTTGAAGGTGAGTATGACAACTTCGTTCTAGAAATGGTGGTACCGTTGGGTCCTTTTGGTTTCCAAAACATACAATTGTCGAAGCCGCAAGAGGTGAACGAATTGCAAAGCCTCTTGGACAATACCAAAGCTGAATTAGCAAAGAAGAATGACGAGCCTAATGAATTGCAGAGCCTCCTGGACAATACTGAGGTTGAATTGGCGAAGAAGAATGATTTGCTTAATGAATTAATGAAGTGTGACGACGATGGTGAATTCTTTGATTGTCAGGATGATTCCTTCATTCTTGAAACGGTGGTACCATTGGACACTTTTGGTTTCCAGAATGTACCATTACCGAAGTCGCAAGCTGTGAACAAATTGCAAAGCATCCTAAACAATACCAAGGCTGAATTggcgaagaagaacgatgaacTTAATGAATTGCAAAGCCTCTTTAATAATACCAAGGCGGAgttggaaaacaaaaatgatCCACTTCATGAATTGGCGAAGAAGAATGATGCGTTTACTGAATTAATGAAGCATAAGATTGATCAGGATTGGAATCCTGAACAGTTCGGCCGACTGAATACCGTTGCGATCACAAACTCGGTGAAGAGAGTGTTTGTTGACTTTGGTCTTGAACCACCGGCAAGTGGAGATCCGAGACCGCTTTGAAGTTTCTCGAGATGTTACATGATCGATCCTTCACCAAGAATTTGGTGTCACTTTCTTAGTGTCCGCGAATGGGATACTAGCCTCGATTGCAAGTATATTTGAAAAACGCACTGGCTTAAGCATTGGCATGGAAACAAATGATTCGACTGCAGCCCAATTCATAAAGAATCTACTTACCTTAAGAGGCTTTATGGATTCCCACTTCTTTATTGATGGCAGTGTGATAGTCAGGGATTTCCGTCTGATGAACGAGGAGGACCTCCCAATAATCTTTCGAGATTCTGCAGTAGGTGTGGCTGAGCTGAAGCAGAAGGAGATAGGTACGAAATCAATCGATAACACCAACGGAAATTCCATCTTCTATGGGTATTTCAACATTCCAACGGTGGGgatgttcaaaggtgttttgaCGAGAGTTCATGTGAACCTGCCGGATGAAATCATGGTGAAACTTAGAGTAGGCAAACATAACCTTAATGATAAAAGGTTTTGGTTTGTCTATGCCAACGGATCAGGTATATTTCAAAAGGAGCCATTAAGTCCTTCTGAATCGATAGTAGACAATAAGCTAGAAGATGTTAAATTCCCCATTTCTCGGATCTTAGGTGGCGAGACTGACTTCTTAGGCTTTTTGCTTAAGATGAATCGAACCTTCGTTAACAAGGAGGGGAAATATCTCAAGTTTGATTTTATTGCAATCAAGAGTCCAATAGAGGTGACCGACAATATCGTTCACTATTTTGACAAGGATTTTGGATTGGTTGATCCTTTTAAGTTGGTGCAATTTGATGTGAATGAAAGTGCAACCAATATGTCAGAACGACAGGTTTCAATGCATGGGTCATGGACGGGTCAGAGTGAGAAATATGCCTCCAGGATTGTAAATGAAGCTTTGGGTAACGACTGTTTATTCATATTGAAAGGTATTTGTTTTGTTGGGAAAATAACAAAAGTCTCCGGTACTTTCCGCAATAATGCTCTGGTCAACGTCTTCTTCGAACATAACCAACACGGGGAGAATTGTTATGTCGATGCTCTAGCAActactttctttgttttaaaaacagagaaattaCGTTCTTGGGTCAGTGATAAAAAGATGGTTGTGGAATTTATTTAATATGGGGCCTCTATATGGTTTGTTTTAGTCTATTTATGTTTTGTTAAATTGTTTAAATTCTTAGTCTAGCTTGAATGGATTGGTCACACTATTTGTATTGTCTCTTCCTAGTAGGTACCAATTTGATTGTGCTTTAGTGGGTTCTGTCGCTTCTACACACTCTACCCATGAATCCGATCAGACAACTTGGAGAAAAAGTAACGTATGGTTCATCAAAACCATCTTAAATCGGTTACGAGGAAGACTTCATTTTCACCTTTAGGGATGGAAGTCCTTTTCCAATTGAAGCCTTGGAAACTCATAGAAAGTcttgaatgaagaagaaatgcaaaTTGCATACATAAATATAATACTAGTAGAGAATACGTATTATAGAATAACGTGGAAATCATATAATCAAACCTCAAGCAAATAATTTTGTGTGCTAGCTAGTGCATTTTGAGCAAGTTGATACCCCCTAAGATAATTTTGTGTTTCACAACCTGCATTGTACCCTCTTGTCTCCTAATTTCCATTCATAGGTCGCATATATCTAGTTTGTATCCACTTATTAATCAGGTTGATGAATATCAGCCATCTATTTtgtatgaataaaaaattaatatatagtAGTTAATATTTTGATCTCCTATTGCATGCCGGATTTGAGGTGACCAAAGGTTGCTTAGGAGGTTCTATTTCCATGACACCATCATTTAAGCAGCGGTGTGCCTGAG
This window harbors:
- the LOC122663271 gene encoding uncharacterized protein LOC122663271, which gives rise to MSWSSNDDFFVSSKLEVFAVDLFSEPVELTRCKAVIYDGPKGEDFKRFLRSKNFRVNRQGKVIVRVQKRDDDGEFLEGEYDNFVLEMVVPLGPFGFQNIQLSKPQEVNELQSLLDNTKAELAKKNDEPNELQSLLDNTEVELAKKNDLLNELMKCDDDGEFFDCQDDSFILETVVPLDTFGFQNVPLPKSQAVNKLQSILNNTKAELAKKNDELNELQSLFNNTKAELENKNDPLHELAKKNDAFTELMKHKIDQDWNPEQFGRLNTVAITNSVKRVFVDFGLEPPASGDPRPL